A genomic segment from Clarias gariepinus isolate MV-2021 ecotype Netherlands chromosome 11, CGAR_prim_01v2, whole genome shotgun sequence encodes:
- the LOC128533325 gene encoding putative nuclease HARBI1 codes for MACPLLNDVVDEVLILRRAFRHERVFRDRADPLAFSDEYLTERYRFSSDGIRYLCRLLGPNIQHRTARSHALTVPQMVCIALRFFASGMFLYSVGDAQNLNKATICRTIRKVSLALKSLVHIFITFPGHRRFIHIKEEFYKIAGAHEGDYVNRKSFHCVNVQMICDADCLITNLEAKWPGSVHDSRIFRASRIYQRLSLGEFSGVLLGDKGYVCETFLMTPLTDPQTPAQQAYNHAHAKTRARIEMTFGLLKSRFQCLHHLRVFPDRACDVTVACTVLHNIASLRKERVDSQSCFGC; via the exons ATGGCTTGCCCTTTGTTGAATGATGTAGTTGATGAAGTTTTAATACTCAGACGAGCATTCAGGCATGAAAGAGTCTTCCGAGATAGGGCAGACCCATTGGCCTTTTCAGACGAATATCTGACTGAGAGGTACAGATTCTCAAGTGATGGCATCAGATATTTGTGTAGGCTGCTGGGTCCAAACATACAGCACAGGACCGCACGGAGCCATGCTCTCACTGTCCCACAGATGGTCTGCATAGCACTGCGATTCTTTGCAAGTGGCATGTTTCTGTATTCTGTCGGTGATGCACAAAACCTCAATAAAGCCACTATTTGCCGCACAATAAGAAAAGTAAGTCTGGCATTGAAATCTCTTGTGCACATATTTATCACCTTCCCTGGCCACAGAAGATTCATCCACATCAAGGAGGAGTTCTACAAGATTGCAGGGGCACATGAGGGAGATTATGTGAACAGGAAATCCTTCCACTGTGTCAATGTTCAG ATGATCTGTGATGCTGACTGCCTCATCACAAATTTAGAGGCAAAGTGGCCTGGCTCAGTCCACGACTCCAGAATCTTTCGGGCCAGTAGAATTTACCAGAGACTCTCTCTAG GCGAGTTCTCTGGTGTGCTGCTGGGGGACAAAGGTTATGTCTGTGAGACATTTCTGATGACTCCCCTTACAGACCCCCAAACCCCAGCACAGCAAGCTTACAACCATGCCCATGCCAAAACCAGGGCTCGAATTGAAATGACCTTCGGCCTCCTGAAATCCCGATTTCAGTGCCTGCACCACCTGAGGGTCTTCCCAGACAGAGCATGCGACGTGACTGTTGCCTGCACAGTGCTGCACAATATTGCCAGCCTAAGAAAAGAAAGAGTGGACTCCCAGAGTTGCTTTGGATGTTGA